In Catharus ustulatus isolate bCatUst1 chromosome 28, bCatUst1.pri.v2, whole genome shotgun sequence, one DNA window encodes the following:
- the LOC117008031 gene encoding uncharacterized protein LOC117008031 — translation MRDLPKLPSPGSTGMRDLPRLSSASRGMQAVPKLLSSRSRGIQALPKQLSPPSRRMRDLPKLPSPGSRGMRGLPKQHLPEGCWFFPGSPQPPEGCWSSLSSSPHLPEGCRLFPSSPHLPEGCWLFPSSLQPPEGFRLFPSSSPRLPEGCWLFPSSPHLPEGFRLFPSSPHLPEGFRLFPSSPHLPEGFRLFPSTPHLPEGFGLFPSSSPWLPEGFRLFPSFPHLPERFRLFPSSPHLPEGCRLFPSSSPHLPGGFGLSPAPGAARCPPAVPAVPLLSPLSPCCRTGCAGSAFLRDAWLRGGGGNAAGRGGEREEGWVRGSAAWESSDFWQIFCVNHFGSPLRELCERGWERCRAGDAALGHQGGLQRGCCTQSRLSLIKKTSRFSQAVLLTELSTFLPARKGRASCFHRAELCQQRQPQHRGRTLPDFHLWKDSRCALP, via the exons ATGCGGGATCTCCCTAAGCTCCCATCCCCGGGCTCCACAGGGATGCGGGATCTTCCCAGGCTTTCCTCGGCTTCCAGAGGGATGCAGGCTGTTCCTAAGCTCCTCTCCTCACGCTCCAGAGGGATTCAGGCTCTTCCCAAGCAGCTCTCCCCACCTTCCAGAAGGATGCGGGATCTCCCTAAGCTCCCATCCCCGGGCTCCAGAGGGATGCGGGGTCTTCCCAAGCAGCACCTTCCAGAAGGATGCTGGTTCTTCCCAGGCTCTCCTCAGCCTCCAGAGGGATGCTGGTCCTCCCTAAGCTCCTCTCCCCATCTTCCAGAGGGATGTA GGCTGTTTCCAAGCTCTCCCCACCTTCCAGAGGGATGCTGGCTCTTCCCAAGCTCTCTCCAGCCTCCAGAAGGATTCAGGCTGTTTCCAAGCTCCTCTCCCCGGCTGCCAGAGGGATGCTGGCTCTTCCCAAGCTCTCCCCACCTTCCAGAGGGATTCAGGCTCTTCCCAAGCTCTCCCCACCTTCCAGAGGGATTCAGGCTCTTCCCAAGCTCTCCCCACCTTCCAGAGGGATTCAGGCTCTTCCCAAGCACTCCCCACCTTCCAGAGGGATTCGGGCTCTTCCCaagctcctctccctggctgccAGAGGGATTCAGGCTCTTTCCAAGCTTTCCCCACCTTCCAGAGCGATTCAGGCTCTTCCCAAGCTCTCCCCACCTTCCAGAGGGATGCAGGCTGTTTCCAAGCTCCTCTCCCCACCTTCCAGGGGGATTCGGGCTCTCTCCAGCCCCAGGCGCGGCTcgctgtccccctgctgtccccgctgtccccctgctgtccccgctgtccccctgctgtcgcacgggctgtgcaggctcagccttTCTCCGAGATGCCTGGctcaggggtgggggagggaatgctgctggaaggggaggggaaagggaagagggaTGGGTGAGGGGCTCGGCAGCCTGGGAATCATCTGATTTTTGGCAGATTTTTTGCGTGAATCATTTCGGCAGCCCGCTCCGGGAATTGTGTGAGCGAGGATGGGAgcgctgcagggctggggatgctgccctgggacaccagggtgggctgcagaggggctgctgcACTCAATCACGTCTCtcactaattaaaaaaacatctcGTTTCTCCCAGGCAGTTCTCCTAACCGAGCTGAGCACGTTTCTCCCCGCGAGGAAAGGGAGAGCATCGTGTTTTCATCGTGCAGAATTGTGTCAGCAGagacagccccagcacaggggcagAACACTCCCAGATTTTCATTTATGGAAAGATTCTCGCTGTGCTCTGCCCTAG